The proteins below come from a single Streptomyces tubercidicus genomic window:
- a CDS encoding NYN domain-containing protein — MNDVQPTGPTDLAALAVGIERTNELLTRVLAEVATTPSTHAAFVDAGYVYAAAGRLVAGTEDRKAFDLDAEGIIEAFIDKARMIFPDSRLLRVYWYDGARRRIHTQEQQRIAELPDVKVRLGNLNANNQQKGVDSLIRSDLESLARHRAISDAVLIGGDEDLVSAVEAAQGYGARVHLWGIEASGGRNQAEPLMWEVDSARTFDLEFCKPYITRRAGVEFSEQPMGEGPAPSREDVRFVGAQVAAQWLSERGREWVAGLLPGHPYLPGAVDQELLTASEALLRHSLRGHADLRRVLRDGFWDHVQGQY, encoded by the coding sequence ATGAATGACGTCCAGCCCACGGGCCCCACCGACCTCGCCGCGCTCGCCGTGGGGATCGAGCGCACCAATGAGCTGCTCACCAGGGTGCTCGCCGAGGTCGCCACCACCCCGTCCACCCATGCGGCCTTCGTGGACGCGGGCTATGTCTACGCCGCGGCGGGACGGCTGGTCGCCGGGACGGAGGACCGCAAGGCCTTCGACCTGGACGCGGAAGGGATCATCGAGGCCTTTATCGACAAGGCCCGGATGATCTTCCCGGACAGCCGGCTGCTCCGCGTCTACTGGTACGACGGCGCCCGCCGCCGGATCCACACCCAGGAGCAGCAGCGGATCGCCGAGCTGCCCGATGTGAAGGTCCGGCTCGGCAACCTCAACGCCAACAACCAGCAGAAGGGCGTCGACTCCCTGATCCGCTCGGACCTGGAGTCACTGGCCCGGCACCGGGCGATCAGCGACGCGGTGCTGATCGGCGGCGACGAGGACCTGGTCTCCGCGGTGGAGGCGGCCCAGGGCTACGGCGCCCGGGTCCACCTCTGGGGCATCGAAGCCTCCGGCGGCCGCAATCAGGCCGAGCCGCTGATGTGGGAGGTCGACAGCGCCCGCACCTTCGACCTGGAGTTCTGCAAGCCGTACATCACCCGGCGGGCCGGGGTCGAGTTCTCCGAGCAGCCGATGGGGGAGGGCCCGGCGCCCAGCCGCGAGGACGTCCGCTTCGTCGGCGCGCAGGTCGCCGCCCAGTGGCTCTCGGAACGCGGCCGCGAATGGGTGGCCGGACTCCTCCCGGGCCACCCTTATCTGCCCGGCGCCGTCGACCAGGAACTCCTGACCGCGTCGGAGGCGCTGCTCCGGCACTCCCTGCGCGGCCATGCCGACCTGCGCCGGGTGCTGCGGGACGGCTTCTGGGATCACGTGCAGGGGCAGTATTAG
- a CDS encoding DUF3492 domain-containing protein, producing MRIGLLTEGGYPDATGESHAWCERLVRGLTGHDFEVYALNTDARQVPRPRTVLPDHVRLVRRAPLWGDFPGGHHRATEHRRGRTPGRRERRRFAERFGDLVTAFATVPAGSGQAHGAPHGGASAGAPPGGTDGAPDPAETREADRFASGLYGLAELAREHRSLPALLHSEDAVRTLEAVCHGPRALPAAQNAQVNDLLTVTAQLELALRPLSLDWYGDRHTPGLGGVDLCHATSGGAAALPGLLAKRFFGTPLLVTEYGVRLREHYLARAAAPLSVPVRALLAAFQGALAAETYAQAALITPGNTHARRWQERCGADRARLRTVYPGMDAAPFAAVADAAADDSKTLVWVGTVEPAKDLIALLHAFAGIRRAEPAAALRIIGGAGRDPRAPGYLAHCRALAAQLFPDEAADARTVGENPVSFEEIGSPEVPSLADAYAAGAVVVLSSVIEGFPRSLVEAMFCGRATVSTDAGAVCEVIGGTGLVVPPRNPRALAEACVALLGDPGRRARLGAAARARALELFTVEQNVAAFRGIYLELISHAPARPAACRTRDAHGVPRPFARPAESHVPGRWAATGTATRAVTAPAGRTPSWAASAAEPPDAVPVAAEGPAEGGGGGVVREVGQAVRRDDAASHQTWPVRGREQ from the coding sequence ATGCGCATTGGACTGCTCACCGAGGGTGGCTATCCGGATGCGACCGGTGAGTCGCACGCGTGGTGCGAACGGCTCGTACGCGGGCTCACCGGCCATGACTTCGAGGTCTACGCCCTGAACACCGACGCCCGCCAGGTACCCCGGCCCCGGACCGTACTGCCGGACCACGTACGCCTCGTACGCCGCGCCCCCCTCTGGGGCGACTTCCCCGGCGGGCACCATCGGGCCACCGAGCACCGCAGGGGCCGCACCCCCGGACGCCGCGAACGGCGCCGCTTCGCCGAGCGGTTCGGTGATCTCGTGACGGCCTTCGCCACGGTCCCCGCCGGGAGCGGGCAGGCCCACGGCGCACCCCACGGGGGCGCGTCGGCCGGTGCTCCGCCGGGCGGCACCGACGGTGCCCCCGACCCGGCCGAGACCAGGGAGGCGGACCGTTTCGCCAGCGGTCTCTACGGGCTCGCCGAACTCGCCCGGGAACACCGCTCACTGCCCGCGCTGCTGCACTCCGAGGACGCCGTACGCACCCTGGAAGCCGTCTGCCACGGCCCCCGCGCCCTGCCCGCCGCCCAGAACGCGCAGGTCAACGATCTGCTGACGGTCACCGCCCAGCTCGAACTCGCGCTCCGGCCGCTGTCCCTGGACTGGTACGGCGACCGGCACACCCCCGGCCTCGGCGGTGTGGACCTCTGCCATGCCACCTCCGGCGGCGCGGCCGCCCTCCCCGGCCTCCTGGCCAAGCGCTTCTTCGGCACCCCACTCCTCGTCACCGAGTACGGAGTCCGGCTGCGGGAGCACTACCTGGCCCGCGCCGCCGCGCCGCTGAGCGTGCCGGTGCGCGCGCTGCTCGCCGCCTTCCAGGGCGCGCTGGCCGCCGAGACCTACGCCCAGGCCGCACTGATCACCCCCGGCAACACCCACGCCCGGCGCTGGCAGGAGCGCTGCGGCGCCGACCGCGCCCGGCTGCGCACGGTCTACCCGGGCATGGACGCCGCCCCGTTCGCCGCCGTCGCGGACGCCGCCGCCGACGACTCCAAGACGCTGGTGTGGGTCGGCACGGTCGAGCCCGCCAAGGACCTCATCGCGCTGCTGCACGCCTTCGCCGGGATCCGCCGGGCCGAGCCGGCGGCCGCCCTGCGGATCATCGGCGGGGCCGGCCGCGACCCGCGGGCGCCCGGGTATCTCGCGCACTGCCGGGCGCTGGCCGCCCAGCTCTTCCCCGACGAGGCGGCCGACGCCCGCACCGTCGGCGAGAATCCGGTCAGCTTCGAGGAGATCGGCAGCCCCGAGGTGCCGTCCCTGGCGGACGCCTATGCCGCCGGTGCGGTGGTGGTGCTCTCCAGTGTCATCGAGGGCTTTCCACGCTCCCTGGTGGAGGCGATGTTCTGCGGCCGCGCCACGGTGTCGACCGACGCCGGCGCGGTCTGCGAAGTCATCGGCGGCACCGGTCTGGTCGTCCCGCCGCGCAACCCCCGCGCGCTGGCCGAGGCCTGTGTGGCGCTGCTCGGTGACCCCGGCCGCCGGGCCCGGCTGGGCGCGGCGGCCCGTGCGCGGGCGCTGGAACTGTTCACCGTCGAGCAGAACGTCGCGGCATTTCGTGGCATCTACCTGGAGCTGATCTCGCACGCCCCGGCCCGCCCGGCGGCCTGCCGGACGCGGGACGCGCACGGGGTGCCGCGGCCCTTCGCCCGCCCCGCGGAGTCCCATGTCCCCGGCCGCTGGGCCGCGACCGGCACCGCCACCCGGGCGGTCACCGCACCGGCCGGCCGGACGCCGAGCTGGGCGGCGTCCGCGGCCGAGCCGCCCGACGCGGTGCCGGTCGCCGCCGAGGGGCCGGCGGAGGGCGGGGGAGGGGGCGTTGTCCGGGAAGTGGGACAGGCCGTGAGACGGGATGACGCGGCGAGCCACCAGACGTGGCCGGTGCGAGGGAGAGAGCAATGA
- a CDS encoding DUF3107 domain-containing protein: MEVKIGVQHAPREIVLESGQSAEEVEGAVADALGGKSQLLSLVDEHGRKVLVPADRLAYVEIGEPTTRKVGFGAL, from the coding sequence GTGGAGGTCAAGATCGGCGTGCAGCACGCACCCCGCGAGATCGTTCTGGAGAGCGGGCAGTCCGCCGAGGAGGTCGAAGGCGCGGTGGCCGACGCGCTGGGCGGCAAGTCACAGCTGCTGAGCCTGGTGGACGAGCACGGCCGCAAGGTCCTGGTCCCGGCGGACCGGCTGGCCTATGTGGAGATCGGCGAGCCGACCACCCGCAAGGTCGGGTTCGGCGCGCTCTGA
- a CDS encoding SRPBCC family protein — translation MTENPAAHPADAEGGPHGIALTRTFDARRELVFEAWTRPEHFGYWFGGELEVPVDRMTMDPRPGGVWSLVMQTPDGGELPFSGVYREVAPPERLEFTLKDASAPDGIEGEIVRVTLTDLGDHTEMAFRQLGGNLTAEQYHQAEAGWSSFFDRLTELLARA, via the coding sequence ATGACCGAGAATCCGGCGGCTCATCCGGCCGATGCCGAAGGCGGACCGCATGGCATCGCGCTCACCCGGACCTTCGACGCCCGTCGTGAGCTGGTCTTCGAGGCGTGGACCCGGCCCGAGCACTTCGGGTACTGGTTCGGCGGGGAGCTGGAGGTGCCGGTCGACCGGATGACGATGGATCCGCGGCCGGGCGGGGTGTGGAGTCTGGTGATGCAGACCCCGGACGGCGGGGAGCTGCCGTTCTCCGGTGTCTACCGTGAGGTCGCGCCGCCGGAGCGGCTGGAGTTCACCCTTAAGGACGCGAGCGCGCCGGACGGCATCGAGGGCGAGATCGTCCGGGTCACCCTGACCGACCTCGGGGATCACACGGAGATGGCCTTCCGTCAGCTCGGCGGCAATCTCACCGCCGAGCAGTACCACCAGGCGGAGGCGGGCTGGTCGAGCTTCTTCGACCGCCTCACGGAGCTGCTGGCGCGGGCCTGA
- a CDS encoding ferritin-like fold-containing protein gives MGTPDNAAADAQEHTGIAAQDWAQASADPQYRAAVIDLLGALAYGELSAFERLAEDAKLAPTMDDKAELAKMASAEFHHFERLRERLAQIEAEPNEAMEPFAAALDEFHRQTAPSDWLEGLVKAYVGDSIASDFYREVAARLDSDTRDLVLAVLDDTGHASFAVEKVRAAIEAEPRVGGRLALWARRLMGEALSQAQRVVADRDALSTMLVGGVADGFDLAEVGRMFSRITEAHTKRMAALGLAA, from the coding sequence ATGGGAACGCCTGACAACGCCGCGGCTGACGCGCAAGAACACACCGGGATCGCCGCCCAGGACTGGGCGCAGGCATCCGCCGACCCGCAGTACCGGGCCGCCGTGATCGATCTGCTCGGCGCGCTCGCCTACGGCGAGCTGTCCGCCTTCGAGCGCCTGGCGGAGGACGCCAAGCTCGCGCCCACGATGGACGACAAGGCCGAGCTGGCCAAGATGGCCTCGGCCGAATTCCACCACTTCGAGCGGCTGCGGGAGCGGCTCGCACAGATCGAGGCGGAGCCGAACGAGGCGATGGAGCCGTTCGCCGCCGCCCTGGACGAGTTCCACCGCCAGACCGCGCCCTCGGACTGGCTGGAGGGCCTGGTCAAGGCCTATGTCGGCGACTCGATCGCCAGTGACTTCTACCGCGAGGTCGCGGCCCGGCTGGACTCCGACACCCGGGATCTGGTGCTGGCCGTACTGGACGACACCGGGCATGCCTCGTTCGCCGTGGAGAAGGTGCGCGCGGCCATCGAGGCCGAGCCGCGGGTCGGCGGGCGCCTCGCGCTGTGGGCGCGCCGCCTGATGGGCGAGGCGCTCTCGCAGGCGCAGCGGGTGGTCGCGGACCGCGACGCGCTCTCCACGATGCTGGTGGGCGGGGTGGCCGACGGCTTCGACCTGGCGGAGGTGGGCCGGATGTTCTCGCGGATCACCGAGGCGCACACCAAGCGGATGGCGGCGCTGGGGCTCGCGGCCTGA
- a CDS encoding alpha/beta fold hydrolase, protein MSSTESPDTATAAFPVPPAGPGGHGAAETVHTVNLPGLTLTVRAPVGRPAPQDGDAGAGRNRAPALYVHGLGGSSQNWSDLMPLLADRLDGEAVDLPGFGQSPPPADGNYSVSAQARAVIRYLDAAGRGPVHLIGNSMGGAASTRVAAVRPDLVRTLTLISPALPELRPQLTAVPTALLAVPGLAGLFGRLTQDWTPERRTREVLALCYGDPGRVSPEGFSAAVDEYARRLELPYFWEVMERSARGLVNAYTLGGQHNLWRQAERVLAPTLLVYGGRDRLVSFRMARRAAAAFRGSRLLTLPEAGHVAMMEYPETVARAVRELLDSDMTDVTADAGRS, encoded by the coding sequence ATGTCTTCGACCGAGTCGCCGGACACCGCGACCGCCGCCTTCCCGGTCCCTCCGGCCGGCCCCGGTGGGCACGGCGCGGCGGAGACGGTGCACACCGTGAACCTGCCGGGCCTGACGCTGACCGTACGGGCGCCGGTCGGGCGGCCCGCACCCCAGGACGGCGACGCCGGCGCCGGGCGGAACCGCGCGCCCGCGCTCTACGTGCACGGCCTCGGCGGCTCCTCGCAGAACTGGTCGGACCTGATGCCGCTGCTCGCCGACCGGCTGGACGGCGAGGCCGTCGACCTGCCCGGCTTCGGGCAGTCCCCGCCGCCGGCCGACGGCAACTACTCGGTCTCCGCGCAGGCCCGCGCGGTGATCCGCTATCTCGACGCGGCCGGGCGCGGCCCCGTCCACCTCATCGGCAACTCCATGGGCGGCGCCGCGTCCACCCGCGTCGCGGCGGTGCGCCCCGATCTCGTGCGCACCCTGACGCTGATCTCCCCGGCGCTGCCCGAACTGCGCCCGCAGCTGACGGCGGTGCCCACGGCGCTGCTCGCCGTACCTGGTCTCGCCGGACTCTTCGGCCGGCTCACCCAGGACTGGACGCCCGAGCGCCGCACCCGTGAGGTGCTGGCGCTCTGTTACGGCGACCCCGGCCGGGTCAGCCCGGAAGGGTTCAGCGCCGCGGTCGACGAATACGCGCGACGGCTGGAACTCCCTTACTTCTGGGAGGTCATGGAACGTTCTGCCCGCGGTCTGGTGAACGCCTACACACTGGGCGGCCAACATAATCTGTGGCGTCAGGCAGAGAGAGTGCTCGCCCCCACCCTTCTCGTCTACGGTGGGCGCGACCGCCTGGTCTCCTTCCGGATGGCGCGGCGGGCGGCCGCGGCGTTCCGCGGTTCGCGACTGCTGACGCTGCCGGAGGCGGGGCATGTGGCGATGATGGAGTACCCGGAGACAGTCGCGCGGGCCGTCCGCGAACTGCTCGACAGTGACATGACCGATGTGACCGCTGATGCGGGCAGGAGCTGA
- a CDS encoding DEAD/DEAH box helicase, with translation MSVGSGPAPPAASGRPVRTPYEGAVRPPSPPHAASHRRGKILSTFRDLGIFPETAEALEAVGIISPFPIQELTLPVALSGNDVIGQAKTGTGKTLGFGLPLLERVTVPVDVEAGRAQPEQLTEAPQALVVVPTRELCQQVTNDLLTAGKVRNVRVLAIYGGRAYEPQVEALKKGVDVVVGTPGRLLDLAGQRKLNLSQVKSLVLDEADEMLDLGFLPDVEKIIQLLPAKRQTMLFSATMPGQVISLARRYMSQPTHIRATAPDDEGQTVRNTTQHVFRAHSMDKPEMVARILQAEGRGLAMVFCRTKRTAADIADQLARRGFASGAVHGDLGQGAREQALRAFRNGKVDVLVCTDVAARGIDVEGVTHVINYQSPEDEKTYLHRIGRTGRAGAKGTAVTLVDWDDIPRWKLINKALDLPFDEPEETYSTSAHLYAQLNIPEGTKGVLPRAERTRAGLAAEEVEDLGETGGRGRGPRKGAVVEEERPARTRTPRQRRRTRGGAATDGPADSATQTTGSSAATESTGGTEGTDAAGPRQPRRRRRTRSSQSAAVTAPAAETTGAAAEVTKAATQVAKAPAEAPKAATRASQTPVVATKAKAAAATEAPAAEPAKPRRRRARVARPVETGSFQTVETAARALAAERSAAAAGATAVTEPAEAPPAPRRRSRSAAKAAAETAPAVVTETVTEAADTVADAPAKPKRTRKTAAAKAAEAAVDTAEGTVEAPAKPKRTRKTAAAKAAEAVADTAEGTEAAPAKPKRTRKTAAAKAAEAAVEAPAAEEAPAKPKRTRKSAAAKPAADAAEAAEAKPVRRRTRAKAAVAEATPES, from the coding sequence CTGAGCGTTGGCAGTGGTCCCGCCCCACCGGCCGCCTCAGGCCGGCCCGTACGAACTCCGTACGAAGGTGCGGTACGACCCCCTTCGCCGCCTCACGCCGCGTCTCACAGAAGAGGCAAGATTCTGTCTACATTCCGAGACCTCGGGATTTTTCCCGAGACGGCCGAGGCGCTGGAAGCCGTCGGCATCATCTCCCCCTTTCCCATCCAGGAGCTGACGCTCCCCGTCGCCCTCTCCGGCAACGACGTCATCGGCCAGGCCAAGACCGGTACGGGCAAGACCCTCGGCTTCGGCCTCCCGCTCCTTGAGCGGGTCACGGTGCCCGTGGATGTCGAGGCGGGCCGCGCACAGCCCGAGCAGCTGACCGAGGCACCGCAGGCCCTGGTGGTCGTGCCCACCCGCGAGCTGTGCCAGCAGGTCACCAACGACCTGCTCACCGCCGGCAAGGTGCGCAACGTCCGGGTGCTGGCCATTTACGGCGGCCGGGCCTACGAGCCGCAGGTCGAGGCGCTGAAGAAGGGTGTCGACGTGGTCGTCGGCACGCCCGGCCGGCTGCTCGACCTCGCGGGCCAGCGCAAGCTCAACCTCTCCCAGGTCAAGAGCCTGGTGCTGGACGAGGCCGACGAGATGCTCGACCTGGGCTTCCTGCCCGACGTCGAGAAGATCATCCAGCTGCTGCCGGCCAAGCGCCAGACGATGCTGTTCTCCGCGACCATGCCCGGCCAGGTCATCTCGCTGGCCCGCCGCTACATGTCGCAGCCCACGCACATCCGCGCCACCGCGCCGGATGACGAGGGCCAGACCGTCCGCAACACCACCCAGCACGTCTTCCGGGCCCACTCCATGGACAAGCCGGAGATGGTCGCCCGCATCCTGCAGGCCGAGGGCCGGGGACTGGCGATGGTGTTCTGCCGTACGAAGCGGACCGCCGCCGATATCGCCGACCAGCTCGCGCGCCGCGGCTTCGCGTCCGGCGCGGTGCACGGCGACCTCGGCCAGGGCGCCCGTGAGCAGGCGCTGCGCGCCTTCCGCAACGGCAAGGTCGATGTCCTGGTCTGCACCGATGTCGCCGCCCGCGGTATCGATGTCGAGGGTGTGACGCATGTCATCAACTACCAGTCGCCCGAGGACGAGAAGACCTACCTGCACCGCATCGGCCGTACGGGCCGCGCGGGCGCCAAGGGCACCGCGGTCACCCTCGTCGACTGGGACGACATCCCGCGCTGGAAGCTGATCAACAAGGCGCTGGACCTGCCGTTCGACGAGCCGGAGGAGACCTACTCCACCTCGGCGCATCTGTACGCGCAGCTCAACATCCCCGAGGGCACCAAGGGCGTGCTGCCGCGCGCCGAGCGCACCCGGGCCGGGCTGGCCGCGGAAGAGGTCGAGGACCTGGGCGAGACCGGCGGCCGTGGCCGTGGTCCCCGTAAGGGCGCCGTCGTGGAGGAGGAGCGCCCCGCGCGCACCCGTACGCCGCGGCAGCGCCGCCGTACCCGTGGTGGCGCCGCGACGGACGGCCCGGCCGACTCCGCGACGCAGACGACCGGATCGTCCGCCGCCACCGAGAGCACCGGAGGCACCGAGGGCACGGACGCCGCCGGACCGCGGCAGCCGCGCCGGCGCCGCCGGACCCGCTCCAGCCAGTCCGCTGCCGTGACGGCACCGGCCGCCGAGACGACGGGCGCCGCCGCCGAGGTGACCAAGGCCGCCACCCAGGTAGCCAAGGCTCCCGCCGAGGCGCCCAAGGCTGCCACCCGGGCATCTCAGACCCCTGTCGTGGCGACCAAGGCCAAGGCCGCCGCGGCGACCGAGGCTCCGGCGGCCGAGCCCGCCAAGCCGCGCCGTCGCCGTGCCCGGGTCGCCCGCCCGGTGGAGACCGGGAGCTTCCAGACCGTCGAGACCGCCGCACGGGCGCTCGCGGCGGAGCGCTCGGCGGCCGCCGCCGGGGCCACGGCCGTGACGGAGCCCGCCGAGGCGCCGCCCGCGCCGCGCCGCCGTAGCCGTAGCGCCGCGAAGGCCGCCGCGGAGACCGCGCCGGCCGTGGTGACGGAGACCGTCACCGAGGCCGCGGACACCGTGGCGGACGCACCGGCCAAGCCGAAGCGGACCCGTAAGACCGCCGCCGCCAAGGCCGCCGAGGCCGCGGTGGACACCGCCGAGGGCACCGTGGAGGCACCGGCCAAGCCCAAGCGGACCCGTAAGACCGCTGCCGCCAAGGCCGCCGAGGCCGTGGCGGACACCGCCGAGGGCACCGAGGCCGCTCCGGCCAAGCCCAAGCGCACGCGGAAGACCGCTGCCGCCAAGGCCGCCGAGGCCGCGGTGGAGGCCCCAGCCGCCGAGGAGGCCCCGGCCAAGCCGAAGCGCACGCGGAAGAGCGCCGCCGCCAAGCCGGCCGCGGACGCGGCGGAGGCCGCCGAGGCCAAGCCGGTGCGCCGCCGCACCCGCGCCAAGGCCGCCGTGGCCGAGGCGACACCCGAGAGCTGA
- a CDS encoding DUF3152 domain-containing protein, which translates to MVRGGHPEQREPGGGWGEFPGAPASPVASGQGAPWIPRPRTEAPGGPAVAAPGSGPGPRRDYVAAFDAGTYPGGPGGAADPDDDVFRAGAPRRPGAAAGAYGAGTDAPAPGADRVAPGGRYTGRSVVFDRHEIDELDRQADFGADGAGPGGPGGQDPDEEFGAEESRHGTKKGGKGRTFTGAAAAAVTTVLAVVIAGQVAEQHKKGDDPQPRSGNDRTDGATDEASRSHSRPTQDAKPASYDQKMSQVFPLNAKLTATGRFKPAGSETKVPGPGKVMRYRVDIEEGLPLDGELFAEAVHKTLNDDRSWAHGGKYAFQRVASGPADFVITLASPGTTMKWCAKSGLDTSQDNVSCDSAATERVMINAFRWAQGAHTYGHDKMHAYRQMLINHEVGHRLGHNHESCSRQGALAPVMMQQTKFLTTDGATCRPNSWPFPTQR; encoded by the coding sequence GTGGTGCGCGGCGGGCATCCCGAACAGCGGGAACCGGGCGGCGGCTGGGGCGAGTTCCCCGGGGCGCCGGCCTCCCCGGTGGCGTCCGGCCAGGGTGCGCCCTGGATTCCCCGGCCGCGTACGGAGGCGCCCGGCGGACCGGCGGTCGCCGCACCGGGCAGCGGGCCGGGGCCGCGGCGCGACTATGTGGCGGCCTTCGACGCCGGGACGTACCCCGGTGGTCCGGGAGGCGCGGCCGACCCGGACGACGATGTGTTCCGGGCGGGTGCGCCCCGCAGGCCGGGGGCGGCAGCGGGTGCGTACGGGGCCGGTACGGACGCTCCGGCGCCCGGCGCGGACCGGGTGGCACCCGGCGGCCGCTACACCGGCCGCTCGGTCGTCTTCGACCGGCACGAGATCGACGAGCTGGACCGGCAGGCCGACTTCGGCGCGGACGGCGCCGGGCCGGGCGGCCCCGGCGGCCAGGACCCGGACGAGGAGTTCGGCGCGGAGGAGTCGCGGCACGGCACCAAAAAGGGCGGCAAGGGCCGGACGTTCACCGGCGCGGCGGCCGCGGCGGTGACCACCGTGCTCGCCGTGGTCATCGCCGGGCAGGTCGCCGAGCAGCACAAGAAGGGCGATGACCCGCAGCCGCGCAGCGGGAACGACCGTACCGACGGGGCCACCGACGAGGCCTCCAGGTCGCACTCCCGGCCCACCCAGGACGCCAAGCCCGCCAGTTACGACCAGAAGATGTCCCAGGTCTTCCCCCTGAACGCGAAGCTGACGGCCACCGGACGCTTCAAGCCGGCCGGCAGCGAGACCAAGGTGCCCGGACCGGGCAAGGTGATGCGCTATCGCGTCGACATCGAGGAGGGGCTGCCGCTGGACGGCGAGCTGTTCGCCGAGGCGGTACACAAGACCCTCAACGACGACCGTAGTTGGGCGCACGGCGGGAAGTACGCCTTCCAGCGGGTGGCGTCCGGCCCCGCCGATTTCGTGATCACGCTGGCGAGTCCGGGGACGACCATGAAGTGGTGCGCCAAGTCCGGGCTCGACACCAGCCAGGACAACGTCTCCTGTGACTCCGCGGCGACCGAGCGGGTCATGATCAATGCCTTCCGGTGGGCGCAGGGTGCCCATACGTACGGCCACGACAAGATGCACGCCTACCGGCAGATGCTGATCAACCACGAGGTCGGCCACCGGCTCGGGCACAACCACGAGAGCTGCTCCCGGCAGGGCGCACTGGCCCCCGTGATGATGCAGCAGACCAAGTTCCTGACAACGGACGGGGCGACCTGCCGGCCCAACTCCTGGCCGTTCCCCACCCAGCGGTAA
- a CDS encoding TetR/AcrR family transcriptional regulator, whose translation MSAIEQTEAARPRGTRLPRRARRNQLLGAAQEVFVAQGYHAAAMDDIAERAGVSKPVLYQHFPGKLELYLALLDQHCEALLQSVRSALASTTDNKQRVAATMDAYFAYVEDPGGAFRLVFESDLTNDPAVRERVDKVSLQCAEAISAVIAEDTGLSQDESMLLAVGLGGVSQVVARYWLSSKSQVPRDTAVQLLTSLAWKGIAGFPLQGGDTH comes from the coding sequence GTGAGCGCCATCGAGCAGACCGAGGCGGCGCGCCCGCGAGGCACACGCCTGCCACGTCGAGCCCGGCGCAACCAGCTTCTGGGCGCCGCCCAGGAAGTCTTTGTGGCGCAGGGTTACCACGCGGCCGCGATGGACGACATCGCCGAGCGGGCGGGCGTCAGCAAGCCGGTGCTCTACCAGCACTTCCCGGGCAAGCTGGAGCTCTACCTCGCGCTCCTCGACCAGCACTGCGAGGCCCTGCTGCAGTCGGTGCGGTCGGCGCTGGCGTCGACGACGGACAACAAGCAGCGGGTCGCGGCGACCATGGACGCCTACTTCGCGTACGTGGAGGACCCGGGCGGCGCCTTCCGGCTGGTGTTCGAGTCGGACCTCACCAATGATCCGGCGGTCCGTGAGCGGGTCGACAAGGTGTCGCTGCAGTGTGCCGAGGCCATAAGCGCCGTGATCGCCGAGGACACCGGGCTGTCGCAGGACGAGTCGATGCTGCTGGCCGTGGGCCTGGGCGGGGTCTCCCAGGTGGTGGCGCGCTACTGGCTGTCCTCGAAGAGCCAGGTTCCGCGGGACACCGCGGTGCAGCTGCTGACCTCGCTCGCGTGGAAGGGCATCGCGGGCTTCCCGCTGCAGGGCGGCGACACGCACTGA
- a CDS encoding alpha/beta fold hydrolase: protein MSRPPSLTLPPCARAYRLDTERGAFAVQDARPEAAPIGTALLVPGFTGSKEDFLALLAPLAAAGFRAVAVDGRGQHESPGPRDELAYEQRELALDVLAQARAVQEPDSGPVHLLGHSLGGLITRAAVLLDATPFRSLTVLSSGPAAIETSQQARVRMLIDALGRLDMESVWRAMRELDPPEAADAATPPEIGAFLHRRWLNTVPEQLIATGRQMLTEPDRVADLARTGLATHVVSGAVDYAWPVAWMDAMADRLSARRTVIEGAEHSPNAERPEKTAEALAGFWSGVG from the coding sequence ATGAGCAGGCCGCCTTCCCTCACACTGCCGCCGTGCGCCCGTGCGTACCGACTCGACACCGAGCGCGGCGCGTTCGCCGTACAGGACGCCCGGCCCGAGGCCGCCCCCATCGGAACCGCCCTGCTGGTGCCCGGATTCACCGGCAGCAAGGAAGACTTCCTCGCCCTGCTGGCGCCACTCGCCGCGGCCGGGTTCCGGGCAGTCGCGGTGGACGGTCGCGGCCAGCACGAATCCCCCGGCCCGCGCGATGAACTGGCATACGAACAGCGGGAGTTGGCACTGGACGTGCTGGCTCAGGCGCGAGCCGTACAGGAGCCGGACAGCGGACCGGTCCACCTGCTGGGCCACTCCCTGGGCGGGCTGATCACCCGGGCCGCCGTACTGCTGGACGCGACCCCGTTCCGTTCGCTGACCGTACTCAGCTCCGGGCCCGCGGCCATCGAGACGTCCCAGCAGGCCCGGGTACGGATGCTGATCGACGCACTCGGCCGCCTCGACATGGAGAGCGTCTGGCGCGCGATGCGCGAACTGGATCCCCCGGAGGCGGCGGACGCGGCCACGCCACCGGAGATCGGCGCATTCCTGCACCGCCGTTGGCTGAACACCGTCCCCGAACAGCTGATCGCGACCGGCCGCCAAATGCTGACGGAGCCCGACCGGGTGGCGGACCTGGCCCGCACCGGACTGGCCACCCATGTCGTCTCCGGCGCCGTCGACTACGCCTGGCCGGTGGCCTGGATGGACGCGATGGCCGACCGCCTCTCCGCCCGCCGCACCGTCATCGAGGGCGCCGAACACTCCCCCAACGCCGAACGCCCGGAGAAGACGGCCGAGGCACTGGCGGGGTTCTGGAGCGGGGTGGGCTGA